A window from Urocitellus parryii isolate mUroPar1 chromosome 1, mUroPar1.hap1, whole genome shotgun sequence encodes these proteins:
- the LOC144255174 gene encoding gamma-crystallin B isoform X3 has protein sequence MGKITFYEDRSFQGRCYECSSDCPNLQTYFSRCNSIRVDSGCWMLYERPNYQGNQYLLRRGEYPDYQQWMGLSDSISSCLLIPQVMSYRMKIYERDNFRGQMSEVTDDCLSLQDRFQLNEIHSLNVLEGCWVLYEMPSYRGRQYLLQPGEYRRYHDWGAANAKAGSLRRVMDFY, from the exons ATGGGAAAG ATCACTTTCTACGAGGACAGGAGCTTCCAGGGCCGCTGCTACGAGTGCAGCAGCGACTGCCCCAACCTGCAGACCTACTTCAGCCGCTGCAACTCCATCCGCGTGGACAGTGGCTGCTGGATGCTCTATGAGCGTCCCAACTACCAGGGCAACCAGTACCTACTGCGGCGCGGGGAATACCCCGACTACCAGCAGTGGATGGGCCTCAGCGACTCCATCAGCTCCTGCCTCCTCATTCCCCAAGTGA TGAGCTATAG AATGAAGATCTATGAGAGAGATAACTTTAGAGGACAAATGTCAGAGGTCACAGATGATTGTCTCTCTCTTCAGGACCGCTTCCAACTCAATGAAATCCACTCCCTCAATGTGTTGGAGGGCTGCTGGGTCCTCTATGAGATGCCCAGTTACAGGGGACGGCAGTACCTGCTTCAGCCAGGGGAATACAGGAGATATCATGACTGGGGAGCTGCAAATGCCAAAGCTGGGTCTTTAAGACGAGTCATGGATTTTTATTGA
- the LOC144255174 gene encoding gamma-crystallin B isoform X1 yields the protein MGKITFYEDRSFQGRCYECSSDCPNLQTYFSRCNSIRVDSGCWMLYERPNYQGNQYLLRRGEYPDYQQWMGLSDSISSCLLIPQHPGTYRMKIYERDNFRGQMSEVTDDCLSLQDRFQLNEIHSLNVLEGCWVLYEMPSYRGRQYLLQPGEYRRYHDWGAANAKAGSLRRVMDFY from the exons ATGGGAAAG ATCACTTTCTACGAGGACAGGAGCTTCCAGGGCCGCTGCTACGAGTGCAGCAGCGACTGCCCCAACCTGCAGACCTACTTCAGCCGCTGCAACTCCATCCGCGTGGACAGTGGCTGCTGGATGCTCTATGAGCGTCCCAACTACCAGGGCAACCAGTACCTACTGCGGCGCGGGGAATACCCCGACTACCAGCAGTGGATGGGCCTCAGCGACTCCATCAGCTCCTGCCTCCTCATTCCCCAA CACCCTGGCACTTACAGAATGAAGATCTATGAGAGAGATAACTTTAGAGGACAAATGTCAGAGGTCACAGATGATTGTCTCTCTCTTCAGGACCGCTTCCAACTCAATGAAATCCACTCCCTCAATGTGTTGGAGGGCTGCTGGGTCCTCTATGAGATGCCCAGTTACAGGGGACGGCAGTACCTGCTTCAGCCAGGGGAATACAGGAGATATCATGACTGGGGAGCTGCAAATGCCAAAGCTGGGTCTTTAAGACGAGTCATGGATTTTTATTGA
- the LOC144255174 gene encoding gamma-crystallin B isoform X2 — translation MGKITFYEDRSFQGRCYECSSDCPNLQTYFSRCNSIRVDSGCWMLYERPNYQGNQYLLRRGEYPDYQQWMGLSDSISSCLLIPQVSVHPGTYRMKIYERDNFRGQMSEVTDDCLSLQDRFQLNEIHSLNVLEGCWVLYEMPSYRGRQYLLQPGEYRRYHDWGAANAKAGSLRRVMDFY, via the exons ATGGGAAAG ATCACTTTCTACGAGGACAGGAGCTTCCAGGGCCGCTGCTACGAGTGCAGCAGCGACTGCCCCAACCTGCAGACCTACTTCAGCCGCTGCAACTCCATCCGCGTGGACAGTGGCTGCTGGATGCTCTATGAGCGTCCCAACTACCAGGGCAACCAGTACCTACTGCGGCGCGGGGAATACCCCGACTACCAGCAGTGGATGGGCCTCAGCGACTCCATCAGCTCCTGCCTCCTCATTCCCCAAGTGAGTGTG CACCCTGGCACTTACAGAATGAAGATCTATGAGAGAGATAACTTTAGAGGACAAATGTCAGAGGTCACAGATGATTGTCTCTCTCTTCAGGACCGCTTCCAACTCAATGAAATCCACTCCCTCAATGTGTTGGAGGGCTGCTGGGTCCTCTATGAGATGCCCAGTTACAGGGGACGGCAGTACCTGCTTCAGCCAGGGGAATACAGGAGATATCATGACTGGGGAGCTGCAAATGCCAAAGCTGGGTCTTTAAGACGAGTCATGGATTTTTATTGA